One genomic region from Nitrospira sp. encodes:
- a CDS encoding response regulator, translating to MGKTALIVDDSPTMRQLVSSTLTNAGFTVVEAEHGKDAVNKVAAEPKLDIIVTDLNMPEMDGITLIKALRKLNAFRFTPILMLTTESAADKKQAGKEAGATGWIVKPFNPDILLKTIAKVLPV from the coding sequence ATGGGCAAGACTGCGCTGATCGTCGATGATTCACCCACTATGCGTCAGCTGGTGTCGTCTACCTTGACGAATGCCGGTTTTACCGTCGTCGAAGCAGAGCATGGGAAAGATGCTGTAAATAAAGTTGCAGCAGAGCCCAAGCTGGATATCATCGTGACCGATCTGAATATGCCGGAGATGGACGGGATCACGCTCATCAAAGCATTACGGAAATTGAACGCGTTCAGATTCACACCGATCCTCATGCTCACGACCGAGTCAGCGGCTGACAAGAAACAGGCAGGAAAAGAAGCCGGTGCGACGGGCTGGATCGTCAAACCGTTCAACCCGGACATCCTGCTGAAAACGATCGCCAAGGTATTGCCGGTATAG
- a CDS encoding flagellar motor protein MotB produces the protein MLQAWVERLTPSRLTVYALMAKHKHEEHENHERWLVSYADFITLLFAFFVVMYSISSVNIGKYRTVSESIKAALNPLANHSGANQVISVGEAKLALQGRNLTDAKEVMIRRIRQLTQVIKDKQLKDMVAFVTVVQTINGDIVITIPDRLLFNSGEATVRAEALPFLEGLGGAILEMNRHARVEGHTDNVPMRTAQFPSNWELSAARAVMVVRVLSELYGVPADHLAAVGHADTRPVTANSDAEQRAKNRRVEVVILEQAPPAPVLPSEDETDISKQSTEEMPPSASQAGPELLGEGRLRTP, from the coding sequence ATGCTCCAAGCCTGGGTCGAACGTCTCACCCCTTCACGTCTAACGGTTTACGCGCTTATGGCCAAGCACAAACACGAAGAACACGAAAATCACGAACGCTGGCTAGTCTCGTATGCCGATTTCATTACCTTGCTGTTTGCGTTTTTCGTCGTAATGTACTCGATCTCGTCGGTCAACATCGGGAAGTACCGAACCGTCAGCGAATCGATCAAGGCGGCGTTGAATCCGCTCGCTAACCACTCGGGTGCGAATCAGGTAATCAGCGTCGGCGAAGCAAAACTAGCGCTGCAAGGGCGGAATCTAACCGACGCCAAGGAAGTCATGATTCGCCGTATCCGCCAACTGACCCAAGTCATTAAGGATAAGCAACTGAAAGACATGGTGGCGTTCGTCACCGTCGTGCAGACGATCAATGGAGACATCGTAATTACGATCCCTGATCGACTCCTGTTTAACAGTGGAGAAGCGACTGTCAGAGCGGAAGCCCTGCCTTTTCTCGAAGGATTAGGCGGAGCTATCCTGGAAATGAACCGGCATGCCCGCGTCGAAGGACATACGGATAATGTTCCAATGCGGACAGCACAATTTCCTTCCAATTGGGAGCTGTCGGCCGCTCGGGCAGTGATGGTTGTGCGGGTATTGTCGGAACTCTACGGAGTACCGGCGGATCACCTGGCAGCCGTGGGGCATGCCGATACCAGACCCGTGACGGCCAACTCGGATGCGGAACAGAGGGCCAAGAATCGTCGAGTCGAAGTCGTCATTCTTGAGCAAGCGCCTCCGGCTCCCGTGCTCCCGTCCGAGGATGAGACGGATATATCCAAGCAATCGACAGAAGAAATGCCGCCGAGCGCATCGCAGGCTGGTCCTGAGTTGCTCGGCGAAGGCCGACTCCGGACGCCGTAG
- a CDS encoding P-loop NTPase: MACVISVASGKGGVGKSVVSVNLALVLARKGKQVVLTDLDVGGADAHVLVGLLNPSFTLTDFLNHRIEHLDDLAQRLSVHPNLRIIPGTGDTLATANMAYSQKMRLIRNFQHIRADVIIIDIGAGTGYHALDFFLMADHHLAVATPDPTSVLDLYRFIKLAAIRRVLSMFVMQDVMPEEFTNRDYNSVEEVLDVAGKTDESGRASAENTLRTFQPTLILNRVSGRARVNVLQLRKLLKEYVGGDLTLLGEIPEDPAMEQAVRAYVPVVQYAPSSPAAAALERMGETLLQLLNAPPAQAA, from the coding sequence ATGGCATGTGTCATATCGGTCGCATCGGGAAAAGGCGGGGTGGGGAAAAGTGTAGTTTCGGTCAACCTGGCTCTCGTTTTGGCACGGAAGGGAAAACAGGTAGTGCTCACAGACCTCGATGTCGGCGGCGCCGATGCGCATGTGCTGGTCGGTCTCCTAAACCCGTCGTTCACCCTGACCGACTTCCTCAACCATCGAATCGAGCACCTGGATGATCTGGCTCAACGTCTCTCCGTTCACCCGAACTTGCGGATTATTCCGGGCACCGGGGACACATTGGCGACGGCCAACATGGCCTATTCACAGAAGATGCGCCTGATCCGGAATTTTCAGCATATTCGAGCGGACGTGATCATCATCGATATCGGAGCGGGAACGGGCTATCATGCGCTCGATTTTTTTCTGATGGCTGACCATCACCTCGCTGTCGCAACCCCGGACCCGACCTCTGTCCTGGATCTCTACAGGTTCATCAAGCTGGCGGCGATTCGTCGTGTCTTGTCAATGTTCGTGATGCAGGATGTCATGCCAGAGGAGTTTACCAATCGAGACTACAACAGTGTGGAAGAGGTGTTGGACGTGGCGGGCAAGACCGATGAATCCGGCCGGGCGTCTGCTGAAAACACTCTGCGAACTTTTCAGCCAACCCTCATCCTCAATCGAGTCTCAGGGCGGGCTCGCGTCAATGTGCTGCAGCTTAGGAAGTTGCTCAAGGAGTATGTTGGGGGTGACTTAACCTTATTGGGTGAAATCCCCGAAGACCCTGCGATGGAACAAGCGGTACGAGCCTACGTGCCGGTGGTTCAGTACGCCCCTTCTTCCCCTGCCGCCGCCGCGCTGGAGAGGATGGGAGAGACGCTGCTACAGCTCCTCAATGCCCCTCCTGCCCAAGCGGCATAA
- a CDS encoding flagellar motor protein, whose product MDIATVLGIVIALGSIVGGQVLEGGHVSSILQLTAFIIVIGGTAGAICIQNPLPVVIKAVGALSLALSSHHIDNKGTIKLILDLANLSRKQGLLALEGKLKDIKDPFIKKGIQLIVDGTEPKAVHEILEIEVEHHEEQGMIAAKVWEAAGGYAPTVGILGAVLGLIHVMENLADPSKLGSGIAVAFVATIYGVGAANLFFLPLANKIKLKLKEEAGGRNLIIMGLVGLAHGENPRLLQEKLESVLPHSERTKETKK is encoded by the coding sequence ATGGATATTGCAACAGTACTCGGGATCGTGATCGCGTTGGGTTCCATCGTTGGAGGGCAAGTACTGGAAGGCGGCCACGTGAGTTCGATCCTGCAGCTGACTGCCTTTATCATCGTGATCGGTGGGACGGCCGGAGCGATCTGTATCCAGAATCCGCTGCCGGTCGTTATCAAGGCGGTCGGCGCCCTGTCTCTGGCGCTTTCCAGCCATCACATCGACAATAAGGGAACGATCAAGTTGATTTTGGATCTCGCAAACCTCTCGCGAAAGCAGGGGTTGCTGGCGCTCGAGGGAAAACTGAAAGACATCAAAGATCCCTTCATAAAGAAAGGAATTCAACTGATCGTTGACGGTACCGAACCAAAAGCTGTGCATGAGATTCTCGAAATTGAAGTGGAACACCATGAGGAACAAGGTATGATCGCGGCCAAGGTCTGGGAAGCAGCCGGAGGATACGCACCGACCGTCGGCATCCTCGGCGCGGTTCTGGGGTTGATTCATGTGATGGAAAATCTCGCCGATCCCTCGAAACTTGGCAGCGGGATCGCGGTCGCGTTCGTCGCCACGATCTACGGCGTGGGGGCGGCGAACCTCTTCTTCCTTCCCCTTGCCAACAAGATCAAGCTGAAGCTGAAAGAGGAAGCGGGGGGCCGCAACCTGATCATCATGGGGCTCGTTGGACTCGCTCATGGCGAAAATCCTCGGTTGCTGCAAGAAAAGTTGGAGAGTGTCCTTCCACACAGCGAACGTACGAAAGAGACAAAGAAATGA
- a CDS encoding PilZ domain-containing protein, whose translation MTMASPVTSPSVPSKDSADERREWIRIDDRVLMEYRLLTDTGTVNSVETGSTAPEMISAAVTKPTADLLARTGESLIGSPVLPWIMKVDYLLEVILNSLATIAPSSVVMARLTNVNLSGGGVGFASSREFAVGDRISVKMILPPFTPIHTVAEVIRSTSDPQGQGWILATEFVEISANDQEHLIRHILLTQAERLRARRISVL comes from the coding sequence ATGACCATGGCGTCCCCAGTCACGTCACCTTCCGTACCATCCAAGGATTCCGCAGATGAACGGCGAGAATGGATCAGAATCGATGACCGGGTGCTGATGGAATATCGTTTGCTGACCGATACAGGAACCGTCAATTCTGTCGAGACAGGCAGCACCGCTCCGGAGATGATTTCAGCAGCAGTCACGAAGCCGACAGCGGATCTGCTCGCGCGCACTGGAGAGTCATTGATCGGCTCACCGGTGCTTCCATGGATCATGAAAGTCGATTACCTGCTCGAAGTCATCCTCAATTCCCTTGCGACGATCGCGCCGTCAAGTGTCGTCATGGCGAGGCTGACGAATGTCAATTTGAGTGGAGGAGGGGTGGGCTTCGCATCCTCCCGCGAATTCGCTGTCGGCGACCGAATATCGGTCAAGATGATCCTGCCTCCGTTTACCCCCATCCACACCGTGGCTGAGGTTATCCGATCGACATCGGACCCCCAGGGACAGGGTTGGATTCTTGCCACGGAATTCGTCGAGATCAGTGCAAACGATCAGGAGCACCTCATCCGTCACATTCTTCTTACACAAGCCGAACGATTGAGAGCACGCCGGATTTCCGTCTTGTAG
- a CDS encoding chemotaxis response regulator CheY, which produces MLADPNMKILVVDDMVTMRRIVKNILKQLGFANIDEAENGQEALQKLRADTFGFVVSDWNMPVMTGIDMLRAIRADEKLKTTPVLMVTAEAQQSNLVEAVQAGVNNYIVKPFTAETLQEKIAKIFK; this is translated from the coding sequence ATGTTGGCCGATCCAAACATGAAAATCCTTGTGGTCGATGACATGGTGACGATGAGAAGAATTGTCAAGAATATCCTGAAGCAGTTGGGATTCGCCAATATAGATGAGGCAGAAAACGGACAAGAGGCGCTGCAGAAGCTGCGAGCAGACACCTTTGGCTTCGTTGTGTCCGACTGGAACATGCCGGTCATGACTGGTATCGACATGCTCCGTGCGATTCGAGCAGACGAGAAGCTCAAAACAACGCCTGTCTTGATGGTGACCGCCGAGGCGCAACAAAGCAACTTGGTCGAGGCAGTGCAAGCGGGCGTCAACAACTATATCGTCAAGCCATTCACAGCCGAGACTTTGCAAGAAAAGATTGCGAAGATTTTCAAGTAA
- a CDS encoding STAS domain-containing protein → MTTELAASQTQRTEDQNPRHLAPKCDLTIFEVAEFKESLVKLFANDGLVSLDLSGVARVDTAAIQLMLAARKQGRMIVMGISDDLQTKLNQLGLTDPLSE, encoded by the coding sequence ATGACAACAGAACTGGCTGCATCTCAGACGCAACGGACTGAAGATCAGAATCCCAGACACCTCGCCCCCAAGTGCGATCTCACCATTTTTGAGGTGGCAGAATTCAAGGAATCTCTGGTGAAGCTGTTTGCAAATGATGGGTTGGTGTCATTGGATCTCAGCGGCGTTGCGCGAGTGGACACAGCGGCGATTCAGCTGATGCTGGCCGCGCGCAAGCAAGGACGCATGATCGTGATGGGTATCTCCGATGACCTTCAGACCAAATTGAATCAGTTGGGATTGACCGATCCTCTGAGCGAGTGA
- a CDS encoding protein phosphatase CheZ: MHNQEHKLYEELGALTRFVDNAMKAISVVTPQIISSSTQLPTAASHLSDLSKMTEDGTLEVMRLTEMIQDHHGQIAKDLSSVVEVLQAMDCATLAGRLQNVTSVLARDGKCLTEIMTALSFQDLVAQRVKKLVSILDEVQGKLKELVVLFGFQESCEAARDAGTAGHLLKQLEESKTTVMKQKVADDILAQFGFK; encoded by the coding sequence GTGCATAATCAAGAACATAAATTGTACGAGGAACTCGGAGCCTTGACTCGTTTTGTGGACAACGCGATGAAAGCCATTTCGGTGGTTACCCCGCAGATCATTTCCAGTAGTACCCAGCTTCCAACCGCCGCCTCCCATTTGAGCGACCTGAGCAAAATGACGGAAGATGGCACACTTGAGGTGATGCGTTTGACGGAGATGATTCAGGATCATCACGGGCAGATCGCCAAAGATCTCTCCTCGGTCGTCGAAGTCTTGCAGGCGATGGATTGCGCGACTCTTGCAGGACGTCTCCAGAACGTGACCTCTGTTCTCGCTCGGGACGGCAAATGTCTGACGGAGATCATGACCGCTCTGTCCTTTCAAGATCTGGTGGCTCAACGGGTGAAGAAACTTGTTTCGATTCTCGACGAAGTGCAAGGAAAGCTGAAGGAGCTAGTGGTCCTGTTCGGATTTCAGGAAAGCTGCGAGGCTGCACGTGATGCGGGCACAGCCGGACACTTACTCAAACAACTCGAGGAATCGAAAACGACCGTCATGAAGCAGAAAGTCGCCGACGACATCCTGGCTCAGTTCGGATTCAAATGA